The Echinicola rosea genome has a segment encoding these proteins:
- a CDS encoding sulfatase yields MRIPNDKMILGTLSAYFCIGLLQINVWAYDQGKPDPSPPNILLIYVDDLGYGDTGPYGNTMVETPNLDILSKHGMTFTQAYAPAPLCSPSRAALLTGKDVARVRFEFVTKYPEDEFTWDDPKWLDKFKGLPLVPPPYTLNLPLKEITLAEALKSQGYRTGLVGKWHVAAHNEVYKGWSLTHGPKQQGFDFTAETFGAHPYAKVGGERVPDGGYPVDELTEKSIEFINEEHDSPFFLMSSFYFVHTPLKKNIPWLYKKYKGKYPSGTREEVIHYAVNINIMDHYVGRIIKALERTGKSKNTIVIFTSDNGGHPEIADNGPFRGSKWNLYEGGIRVPMIMSWPAHIQEGSVCDQIVSQLDFMPTFMDLTASGNKSKDWDGVSLMPLLTGKGSYKTSRPLSWHFPYYHPEGENFFKSPSGIGTGDGFISQTRPHSAWREGDFKLIYFYEDDRAELYNLRDDPSESNEIGSERPQIKNGLLKNLQRHLSQVHARIPKRKER; encoded by the coding sequence ATGAGGATACCGAATGATAAAATGATTTTGGGGACTTTGTCGGCGTACTTTTGCATAGGTTTGTTGCAAATAAACGTTTGGGCCTATGATCAGGGAAAACCTGATCCAAGCCCCCCTAATATTTTGCTTATTTATGTAGATGATCTGGGTTATGGAGACACAGGGCCTTATGGAAATACAATGGTCGAAACCCCTAACTTGGACATTTTGTCAAAACATGGGATGACCTTTACCCAGGCCTATGCACCTGCGCCACTTTGTTCGCCGTCCCGGGCGGCTTTGTTGACCGGAAAAGATGTTGCCAGGGTCAGATTCGAGTTTGTAACGAAATACCCGGAAGACGAATTTACATGGGATGATCCCAAGTGGTTGGATAAATTCAAGGGATTACCCTTGGTTCCTCCTCCCTACACGCTTAACCTTCCATTGAAGGAAATTACGCTGGCAGAAGCACTTAAAAGCCAGGGGTACAGGACGGGCTTAGTAGGGAAATGGCATGTGGCAGCCCATAATGAAGTTTATAAAGGATGGAGCTTGACACATGGTCCCAAACAACAGGGATTTGACTTTACAGCTGAAACCTTTGGAGCGCATCCATACGCCAAGGTTGGTGGGGAGAGGGTGCCGGATGGTGGATATCCAGTAGATGAACTGACCGAAAAATCCATTGAGTTTATCAACGAAGAGCATGACTCACCTTTTTTTCTAATGTCGAGTTTCTACTTTGTCCATACACCATTGAAAAAAAACATTCCATGGCTCTACAAAAAATATAAAGGGAAATATCCCTCAGGAACTCGTGAAGAGGTGATTCATTATGCTGTTAATATCAATATAATGGATCATTATGTAGGTAGGATCATAAAGGCTCTGGAACGTACAGGCAAAAGTAAAAACACCATCGTCATCTTTACTTCTGATAATGGGGGACATCCGGAAATTGCCGATAATGGCCCCTTCAGAGGTAGCAAATGGAACCTTTATGAAGGAGGAATAAGGGTGCCGATGATCATGTCCTGGCCAGCTCATATCCAAGAAGGTTCAGTATGTGATCAAATCGTTTCGCAACTTGACTTTATGCCAACATTTATGGATTTGACAGCTTCCGGAAATAAATCAAAAGATTGGGACGGAGTGTCCTTAATGCCCCTTTTGACAGGGAAGGGATCGTATAAAACATCCAGGCCCTTGTCTTGGCATTTTCCATATTATCATCCCGAAGGGGAAAACTTCTTTAAATCGCCTTCAGGTATTGGTACAGGAGATGGTTTCATAAGTCAGACCAGACCCCATTCAGCATGGAGGGAAGGTGATTTTAAACTAATATATTTCTATGAGGATGACAGGGCAGAACTTTATAATCTGAGAGACGATCCATCAGAATCAAATGAAATCGGCAGTGAAAGGCCCCAAATAAAAAACGGACTTCTCAAAAACTTGCAGAGGCATTTGAGTCAGGTCCATGCAAGGATTCCCAAGAGGAAAGAGAGGTGA
- a CDS encoding RagB/SusD family nutrient uptake outer membrane protein yields the protein MKYKINNIAIALFTFIFASCEDYLMEEPYSQLAPENFLKTREGIESLLGATYASASNMISNNSIYTFAQDEWITDIACQSGDGVHATALQYMNYTWDPTVGLLQGQNWDYPYRAIRNANQVLESLENLEASDADKSLYEAEARFLRATCYLKLYFKFGPVPLRTSTAQDLQLPRATEEEITSFMESELLATIPNLPEPGDEATYGRAHKAAAQGWLVIYYLNTKKWQQAADMAGMVIDQWNYSLFPEYEDLFKVENEQNEELIWVRPAKTSADRRASNSWMNTAFPEGFAKDPRTGLEFSNAWRNWPNESRIRDQFYYSFESDDKRKDLILTEYINNDGELVNLLDDNDNTRSFKYWPDPEGINASFGNDIPEIRYADILLSRAEALNELNGPSQQALDLIDQVRERAGLEGLSLSQFTSKDALRDHILKERGWEFYSEGKRRLDLIRMGKLISNAQERGITNAQPHHVRYPIPFATMDANPLLEQNDGY from the coding sequence ATGAAATATAAAATCAATAATATAGCGATAGCATTGTTCACATTTATCTTCGCCAGTTGCGAAGACTATTTGATGGAAGAACCCTATTCCCAATTGGCCCCAGAAAATTTTCTCAAGACCAGGGAAGGGATAGAATCTTTGTTGGGGGCAACCTATGCTTCTGCCTCCAATATGATTTCAAATAATTCCATTTATACCTTCGCCCAAGATGAATGGATTACCGATATTGCCTGTCAATCCGGAGATGGGGTACACGCCACGGCACTGCAATATATGAACTACACCTGGGATCCTACCGTTGGTCTGCTGCAGGGACAAAATTGGGATTACCCTTACAGGGCTATCAGGAATGCCAATCAGGTATTGGAATCCCTGGAGAATTTGGAGGCCAGTGATGCTGATAAGTCCTTATATGAAGCTGAAGCAAGGTTTTTGAGGGCAACATGTTACCTTAAACTTTATTTTAAGTTTGGTCCCGTTCCATTGCGAACATCTACCGCCCAAGATCTCCAATTGCCAAGGGCAACCGAGGAAGAGATAACTTCTTTTATGGAATCCGAGCTGTTGGCCACCATACCCAATTTGCCAGAACCAGGGGATGAAGCCACATACGGAAGGGCCCATAAAGCAGCGGCCCAAGGCTGGTTGGTGATTTACTATCTAAATACAAAAAAATGGCAACAGGCTGCTGATATGGCCGGAATGGTTATAGACCAGTGGAATTACAGCCTGTTTCCTGAATATGAAGATTTGTTCAAAGTAGAAAATGAGCAAAATGAAGAATTGATTTGGGTAAGGCCTGCCAAGACAAGTGCGGATAGAAGAGCTTCCAACTCCTGGATGAATACGGCTTTTCCCGAGGGATTTGCCAAGGATCCGCGTACTGGATTGGAATTTTCGAATGCATGGAGAAATTGGCCCAATGAGTCCAGGATCCGGGATCAATTCTATTATTCATTTGAAAGTGATGATAAAAGGAAAGACCTGATTTTGACAGAATACATCAATAACGATGGGGAATTGGTCAACTTATTGGATGATAACGACAATACCAGGTCCTTTAAATACTGGCCTGATCCGGAGGGTATCAATGCGTCCTTTGGTAATGATATACCTGAAATCAGGTACGCTGATATTTTATTAAGTAGGGCAGAAGCTTTGAATGAACTGAATGGACCTTCCCAGCAAGCCCTTGACCTGATTGACCAAGTACGGGAAAGGGCCGGTCTGGAGGGGTTGTCCTTAAGTCAGTTTACTTCTAAAGATGCACTTCGGGACCATATTTTGAAAGAAAGGGGGTGGGAGTTTTATTCTGAAGGTAAAAGAAGGTTGGACCTGATCCGTATGGGGAAATTGATCTCCAATGCCCAAGAAAGAGGGATTACCAATGCCCAGCCGCACCATGTGAGGTATCCCATTCCATTCGCTACTATGGATGCCAATCCTCTTCTTGAACAAAATGATGGCTATTGA
- a CDS encoding SusC/RagA family TonB-linked outer membrane protein, with protein sequence MKNKIYLMPRKYLLGFMSMLCTFWILLDQRAYGFQDRTVSGTVVSGTDELGLPGVNVLLKGSQTGTITDINGNYSISVPGGDNIVLVFSMIGFEKQEATVGNSNQLNITLSEDISALDEVVVVGYGTVKKSDLTGSVAALKKEDFNPGVITSAEQLIAGKMPGVQVVQNSAEPGGGISVNIRGVGSVNSGNSPLYVIDGLPFSNSSAVTGVGDRFGAPRTQRSPLSSINPADIESIEVLKDASATAIYGARGANGVILVTTKNGKKGKMSINYDGYAGVQNVANKIELLSGREYYEVINAIIDEGGGSEQDRVEDFNGTGTDWLGEVYQPNAGIQSHNLSMSGGNESTNYMVSLNYFDQKGLIINSGFKRYGIRLNLDHKASERFKMGLNMSSNYSRDEFTPGGFQLNEHAGVVFAAMHMDPTLPIKNDNGDYVISSHINIDNPVALANGKRGIGNTYRTFGTIYGEYKILPGLSAKLNIGGDVSNQVREFYIDRSTLDGNAAGGIASQLQGTSSNYLVEGLLNYTKDIGQDSFSAVVGVTTQKFIISRFSAEGRGFPSDATETYNLGLGNPSLNVVSSSKVDNTLLSYLARANYSLRNRYLLTASIRADGSSRFGQNNKFGYFPSFAFGWKVNQEEFFKPLEPLFSTLKFRASWGRTGNQEIGNYRSISTFGNGPVVVYDDQQYTTTQPARIANPDLKWETTEQINFGLDYGLWDDRLYGSVDWYVKNTSDMLLSLPIPRSSGFTSQLTNIGGIQNSGWEFGLTSRNITKQRFSWVTNIALTTVKNKVTDLGGINRIITGSAGATSQIAIIEEGLPLESFYGYEVLGIWQEGDDYGATEDPVQPGDIKYKDVNGDGVVNADDRVVLGNSFPDLIWSIGNTFKHKSLELYVFLEGVQGAKMLNNGLIDTYFPAGVRRNRYAEPLLNRWTPENPTNEFPSFVRTSAQGEKRVNSKTVEDASYLRLSTVRLSYSLPFNGKTFRSMQFYITGQNLFTITDYSGMDPAINPNGSANFRIDWNAYPVARTFTGGISLTF encoded by the coding sequence ATGAAAAACAAAATTTACTTGATGCCAAGAAAATATCTCCTTGGCTTTATGAGCATGCTATGCACCTTTTGGATACTGTTGGATCAGCGTGCATATGGATTTCAAGATCGTACGGTTTCAGGAACGGTTGTATCAGGTACCGATGAGCTCGGTCTGCCCGGGGTCAATGTCCTACTGAAAGGAAGCCAGACAGGAACAATTACAGACATTAATGGGAATTATTCTATCAGTGTTCCAGGGGGGGATAATATAGTTCTGGTTTTTTCAATGATAGGGTTCGAAAAGCAGGAAGCCACTGTGGGTAATAGCAATCAATTAAATATTACCTTATCAGAGGATATTTCCGCTTTGGACGAAGTTGTAGTAGTGGGCTATGGGACAGTTAAGAAAAGTGATCTTACTGGATCTGTAGCTGCATTGAAAAAAGAAGATTTCAATCCAGGTGTCATTACTTCTGCAGAACAGTTAATTGCTGGTAAAATGCCCGGTGTACAAGTTGTGCAAAACAGCGCAGAACCAGGTGGTGGTATTTCGGTAAATATCAGGGGGGTCGGATCGGTCAATTCAGGAAACAGTCCCTTATATGTCATTGATGGATTGCCGTTCAGCAATTCCTCTGCTGTAACCGGTGTAGGGGATAGATTCGGAGCTCCAAGGACCCAACGATCTCCATTATCTTCCATTAATCCGGCAGATATTGAATCCATTGAAGTGCTTAAAGATGCAAGTGCAACAGCCATATATGGAGCGAGAGGAGCCAATGGCGTTATCCTTGTAACCACCAAAAATGGAAAAAAAGGTAAGATGTCCATAAATTATGATGGATATGCCGGAGTGCAAAACGTGGCCAATAAGATCGAATTGCTCTCTGGACGTGAGTATTACGAGGTGATAAATGCCATTATTGATGAAGGAGGGGGAAGTGAACAGGACCGCGTGGAAGATTTTAATGGTACAGGTACAGATTGGTTAGGGGAAGTTTACCAACCCAATGCGGGAATCCAGAGCCATAACCTATCAATGTCCGGAGGCAATGAATCAACCAACTATATGGTTTCCCTCAATTATTTTGACCAAAAAGGATTAATTATCAATTCGGGCTTTAAACGATATGGCATAAGGCTTAACTTGGACCACAAGGCCTCGGAAAGGTTTAAGATGGGACTTAACATGAGTTCCAATTATTCCAGGGATGAATTTACTCCCGGAGGTTTTCAGCTCAATGAGCATGCCGGGGTCGTATTTGCAGCGATGCACATGGATCCTACCCTGCCCATAAAGAACGATAACGGGGATTATGTTATCTCCTCCCATATCAATATCGATAATCCTGTGGCATTGGCAAACGGTAAACGGGGAATAGGAAATACCTACAGGACATTTGGGACCATTTATGGTGAGTATAAAATTTTGCCCGGGCTAAGTGCCAAATTGAATATTGGCGGAGATGTATCCAACCAGGTAAGGGAGTTTTATATCGACCGGTCCACGTTGGACGGTAATGCTGCGGGAGGAATAGCTTCCCAACTTCAAGGCACCTCCTCCAATTATTTGGTCGAAGGCCTGCTTAACTATACAAAGGATATCGGCCAGGATTCTTTTAGCGCCGTGGTTGGGGTAACGACGCAGAAGTTTATCATTTCACGTTTTTCTGCAGAAGGAAGGGGCTTTCCTTCGGATGCAACAGAAACCTACAACCTGGGGTTGGGTAATCCGTCACTGAACGTGGTTTCTAGCTCCAAGGTGGACAATACCTTATTGTCCTATTTGGCAAGGGCAAATTATTCCCTGAGGAATAGATACCTGTTGACTGCATCGATAAGAGCAGATGGTTCTTCCCGTTTTGGCCAAAACAACAAATTCGGTTATTTTCCAAGTTTTGCATTTGGCTGGAAAGTTAACCAAGAGGAGTTTTTCAAACCGCTTGAACCGTTGTTCAGTACATTGAAGTTCAGGGCCAGTTGGGGTAGGACAGGTAACCAGGAAATTGGAAATTATAGGTCCATATCGACATTTGGCAATGGTCCGGTGGTGGTATATGACGATCAACAATATACCACGACCCAGCCGGCAAGAATTGCAAATCCAGATTTAAAATGGGAGACTACAGAGCAAATTAATTTTGGCTTGGACTATGGTCTATGGGATGATCGGCTGTATGGAAGTGTGGATTGGTATGTGAAAAACACATCTGATATGTTGCTTTCCCTTCCAATACCCAGGTCAAGTGGATTCACTTCCCAGCTGACCAATATAGGAGGGATCCAGAATTCAGGATGGGAGTTCGGCCTCACCTCAAGGAACATAACAAAGCAAAGGTTTTCCTGGGTGACCAATATTGCTTTGACCACCGTAAAAAACAAGGTGACGGATTTGGGTGGAATAAACAGGATCATTACCGGAAGTGCAGGAGCAACCAGTCAAATAGCCATCATTGAAGAAGGACTTCCTTTGGAATCATTTTATGGATATGAAGTTCTTGGTATATGGCAGGAGGGGGATGATTACGGTGCCACTGAGGATCCGGTTCAGCCCGGAGATATCAAATATAAAGATGTAAATGGCGATGGTGTGGTCAATGCCGACGACAGGGTCGTTCTTGGAAATTCATTTCCCGATTTAATCTGGTCCATAGGCAATACGTTTAAGCACAAAAGCTTAGAACTATATGTGTTTTTAGAAGGGGTCCAGGGGGCAAAAATGCTCAATAATGGGCTTATAGATACTTATTTCCCCGCTGGTGTCCGCAGAAACCGGTATGCAGAACCACTTTTGAACAGGTGGACCCCTGAAAATCCGACCAATGAGTTCCCGTCTTTTGTAAGGACCAGTGCCCAAGGGGAGAAACGGGTGAATTCCAAGACCGTGGAAGATGCATCATATTTGAGGTTAAGTACCGTTAGGTTAAGTTACAGCCTGCCATTCAACGGTAAGACTTTTAGGTCCATGCAATTTTATATTACAGGCCAGAACCTTTTCACCATTACCGACTATTCAGGTATGGATCCTGCCATTAACCCCAATGGCTCAGCGAACTTTAGAATCGATTGGAATGCCTATCCTGTGGCAAGGACCTTTACAGGGGGAATTAGTCTAACCTTTTAA
- a CDS encoding fucose isomerase, which produces MKSAKRVYVVASGDLRLSANQEGWAFQGKMEELLSGVLKDLGWEVERGHAYNQEKQHGFIDSQRMGIEVFKTLDPTTPIIVAESVWQYTHHVLPGLYSHNAPILVLANWDGKSSGLVGALNLKGSLTKAGIAHSCLWSKDFTDSFFIEKLKQWLETGNIVHDNSHVKSFGEIQISAELAYKGRSFAQKFKQEMAIMGVFDEGCMGMFNAIIPDIYLHELGVFKERLSQSALYAEMRRVVDDDAYRILTWLEDEGMHFEWGENPLTELTKEQTLEQCKMYIAAVRIADEFGCDTIGIQYQQGLKDLVAASDLAEGLLNNVVRPPVYGKNGEELYKGKSIPHFNEVDECAGLDGLITTRLWEILGLPPENTLHDIRWGEEVEFGGRREFVWVFLISGAAPPAHFIDGFKGASSERQPPMYFQNGGGSLKGISKPGYIVWSRIYMEDESLFCDIGIGEVVELPLGETQRRWDNTTPQWPIMNVVLPGVSRDQMMAKHQANHIQVAYGESYESTVEAAYLKASALDALGIKVRFCGEI; this is translated from the coding sequence ATGAAGTCAGCAAAAAGAGTATATGTGGTGGCTAGTGGTGATCTAAGATTATCTGCTAACCAAGAAGGTTGGGCGTTCCAGGGTAAGATGGAAGAACTTCTTTCAGGTGTACTGAAAGATCTGGGGTGGGAAGTCGAAAGGGGGCACGCATATAATCAAGAAAAGCAGCATGGGTTTATTGATTCTCAGAGGATGGGGATAGAGGTTTTTAAGACCCTGGATCCAACTACTCCCATCATCGTCGCAGAAAGTGTTTGGCAGTATACTCATCATGTCCTACCAGGTCTATATAGTCATAATGCACCGATTTTAGTGTTGGCGAACTGGGATGGGAAGTCTAGTGGACTGGTTGGAGCCCTTAATTTAAAAGGATCTTTAACAAAGGCCGGGATTGCACATAGTTGCCTATGGAGCAAGGATTTTACGGATTCATTTTTTATTGAAAAATTGAAACAGTGGCTCGAAACTGGAAATATTGTCCATGATAATAGTCACGTTAAAAGTTTCGGTGAAATCCAAATTTCCGCTGAACTAGCTTATAAAGGAAGATCCTTTGCCCAAAAATTCAAACAAGAGATGGCTATCATGGGGGTCTTTGATGAGGGATGTATGGGAATGTTCAATGCAATTATACCGGATATCTATTTACATGAACTAGGTGTTTTTAAGGAAAGATTAAGTCAATCGGCATTATATGCAGAGATGAGGAGGGTAGTTGATGATGACGCTTATAGGATATTGACATGGCTTGAAGATGAAGGAATGCATTTTGAATGGGGTGAAAACCCACTAACGGAACTGACCAAGGAACAGACCCTGGAGCAATGTAAGATGTATATTGCTGCAGTTAGAATAGCGGATGAATTTGGTTGTGATACAATAGGTATACAATATCAGCAAGGTTTAAAGGATTTGGTTGCTGCAAGTGACTTGGCTGAAGGATTGCTCAATAACGTGGTAAGACCTCCGGTTTATGGTAAAAATGGAGAGGAACTTTATAAAGGCAAATCCATCCCTCATTTTAATGAAGTGGATGAATGCGCCGGACTAGATGGGTTGATCACTACGAGACTTTGGGAAATATTGGGCTTACCACCTGAGAATACCTTACATGATATAAGATGGGGAGAAGAAGTTGAATTTGGAGGGAGAAGGGAATTTGTATGGGTCTTTCTAATTTCAGGTGCAGCACCCCCTGCCCATTTCATCGATGGATTCAAGGGAGCTTCAAGCGAAAGGCAGCCTCCAATGTACTTTCAGAATGGGGGGGGAAGTCTAAAAGGCATCAGTAAACCCGGATATATAGTTTGGAGCCGGATATACATGGAAGATGAGTCGCTTTTTTGTGATATTGGAATAGGGGAAGTAGTGGAATTACCACTGGGCGAAACCCAACGAAGATGGGATAACACCACTCCCCAGTGGCCCATAATGAATGTAGTATTACCTGGGGTTTCCAGAGATCAAATGATGGCAAAGCACCAGGCCAATCATATTCAAGTCGCTTATGGTGAATCTTATGAATCGACTGTTGAAGCTGCTTACCTTAAGGCATCAGCGCTGGATGCTCTTGGTATTAAGGTCCGCTTTTGCGGAGAAATATAA
- a CDS encoding AraC family transcriptional regulator codes for MKPYFHKVPITNSDSFSIRHDIKANFGTLWHYHPELELHYIVKGEGIQYIGDNISSFSSGDMIFLGQNLPHTWRCHEDYFVSGSGKNIEAYILQFHPNCFGKDFFQLPETYAIPKLYEKAKHGLNITGKTKRKLERYMKLAVRADNIDRLIHLLQIIKTLCETNEYETIAPGYAFSHLSNLSEMARLEKIYTYVMAHYKEEIPLDQIASIAHLSKTSFCRYFKTMTNKTFYDFLIEIRISNSCKLLIDDRFPIEIICYECGFNNVSNFYRHFKKVTKLTPNQYRNKYLPSKQSTGS; via the coding sequence ATGAAGCCTTACTTTCACAAAGTCCCTATAACCAATTCTGATTCTTTTAGTATTCGACATGATATTAAAGCCAATTTTGGGACACTTTGGCATTATCATCCAGAATTAGAGCTACACTATATTGTTAAAGGCGAAGGCATTCAGTATATAGGTGATAACATTAGTTCATTTTCCAGTGGCGATATGATATTTCTTGGCCAAAACCTCCCACACACTTGGAGATGTCATGAAGACTACTTTGTTTCAGGCTCCGGAAAAAATATTGAAGCCTATATTCTTCAATTTCATCCGAATTGTTTTGGAAAGGATTTTTTTCAACTGCCAGAAACTTATGCAATTCCTAAATTATATGAAAAAGCTAAACATGGATTAAATATAACCGGTAAAACTAAAAGAAAATTGGAAAGGTATATGAAACTTGCTGTTAGAGCAGATAATATAGATAGGTTAATACACCTATTGCAAATTATAAAAACCTTATGTGAGACAAATGAGTATGAAACCATTGCTCCAGGATATGCTTTTAGCCACCTATCAAACCTTTCTGAAATGGCCCGGTTGGAAAAGATATATACTTATGTAATGGCACATTATAAAGAAGAAATCCCCCTAGATCAAATAGCCTCCATTGCTCATTTAAGCAAGACTTCCTTTTGTAGATACTTTAAAACCATGACCAACAAAACATTCTATGATTTCCTCATAGAAATAAGAATTTCCAACTCTTGTAAATTACTTATTGATGATAGGTTTCCGATAGAGATAATCTGTTATGAATGTGGATTCAATAATGTTTCTAATTTCTACAGGCATTTTAAAAAAGTCACAAAACTTACTCCAAATCAGTATCGTAATAAGTATTTACCCTCCAAACAAAGTACTGGTAGCTAA